From Planctomycetia bacterium:
GAACATCTTCGCCCGAGCTTGGCGCTTCCACGCGGCAAGATCGGAGAACTCGCCGTTCAGATACGAAAGGGGAAACTCGGGACCGGCCTTGAGCTTCTGAATCAAAGGATCGAGCGTGCCGGTATGCGGGCCGCGCTTCGGCGGCGGTGGGCTCATGACATAGCGAATCTCGACCGCCGGCTTCGCGTCGGCGGCCTCCGCGTTCGAAGCGAGCGCCGTCGTTGCGACTGCGGCGGCCGTGCCCGCGATGAACTCGCGGCGTGAATTGCGAGGCTGGGTCATGGGGCGGGCTCCTCATTGCCGTCGAAGCGCATCAGCAGCAGCGTGTCGTCGTCTTTCTCGAAGCGGCGTTTCGACGGCGCCTCGAACGCTTGCGGATAACGACCGACCTTGCTGATGCGCAATTCGTCGATCGCCGCGTCGAGCACATCCCCCACGAACAGGATCGCGTCTCCCTTGGGTTCGTCGATCGGCCACGGCATCGGCGGGAAATACTTCGTCGGGTTTTCGGTCTCGCAGAAGCGGCCGTGTCCGGTATCGGCGCGGGCCCAACCGAGCGAGGGCTTGCCGTCGAGATACATCTCGCTCAACCAGCCTCGCTTCGGATCGGTCGCCCAACTCAAGGCGAAGTGATGCCAGCGCCCGCCGACGACGGTCGTCGGGTTGCGGAGGTCTTGGCCCGGGTAAGGGTACGGCGCCTGCTTCGAGCCGACCGGCGGTTTCGCCGAGCACGGGGCCTGAAACGAAAATTGGTTGCCGCCGCGCGGGTCTTCGTCGTCGCCGCCGTAGCGACGAAGCGAAACCGGCCACAACGCGCCGGAGATCGCATACTTATCGAAGTTCACGGCCGACATGCCGGTGCTTTGTCGAGGCTGAAACCAAAACTCGAGCGTGCCGTTGCGATAGTCGATGCGCTCGTACTGCCCCTCGCCGATTTTCGCGCCGCGCGGAACCCTCAGGCTTCGCTTCTCTTTCAAGACGAAAGCCTCGTCGTCGGGCTTGTGCGTCAGGCCGGCGACGAACGGGGCGTCGCTGGTGACTTCCGACGACGACGCTTCGGCCTCGCGCGCCGGCATTTGCTCCTGCACCACGCGGGGAACGAAGTAGAGCTTCGGATCGTGCTGCGCCAGGATCGGCGGAATGCCGCCGCGGAAGGCGACGAAGACCAAGCCGGAACAATGGATCGATATCATCCGGTCGCTCGCGCCGACGGGCGGGGCATACCATTGGCCCGCCGCGACGTCGATGCGTTTGCCGCCGTCGTCGAGCGTGATCGGCTTGTTCGCGTAGATCGCACCGGTCTTCTGCGCAGGAACCTGAAAGTGCCAGACCGGCGGGGTGTCGTGCGTCGCTCGGAGCACGATGCCGTCGCGCGCGACGACGACGAGCTTCTTGGCCGTGTGCTTGAAGATGAAGGGGATGTTCGTGAAGCGATACTCCCCTTCGACCGTTTCGGCTCCCATTTCGAGCTTCGCGAATCCTCCGCCTAAGCCGAGCGCCTCTTTCGTGAAGTAGTTCGGATAACTGTTCCAATGGACCGGCCCGACGTCGTAGTCGCGGCTCGGGCGCCCGTAGCCGGTTTCGGCGTGGGTCACGCGGAGATCGTAGCCGGGATTGAAGCGGAGCTCGAACTTCAACGGCTGATGTCGATCTTTGGCGAAGTGAATCTCGACCGGATGGCATTTCGCGCCGGTATCCAGGGCGACATACGGACCTCGCTTCCCTTCGGTCTCGACGAGGAGGTCCATGCCGTAGTAGGCCGTCTCCAGGAAATTGAAGGCATGAGTTCCGCCGGCATGCGGGCCGCCGCGCACACCGGAGACATCGCGCCGCTTCCCCTGGGCATCGTAGAACTCGAACAAGACCCGATTGAATCGCTCTTCCATCAACTCCGCATAGCGAATGTTGCCGGTCAGGCGATACGCGAAGTTCGCGAAGTAGCCGCTCTGCTCTTGGTAGCCGAAATTCGTGACGGGGACGTCCCACAACCAAATGGGAAACGCTTTCTCGACGAGCATCTTGAGGGTCGTCGGCGACTGTGAGGCCCGCCAATCGGCGAGCGCACCGGAGATCTTGATGGGGTACTTTTCCCAGGCGCCGTAGTAGTCGGGATCGGCCCAGCCGGTCATCGTGTCGAGGTCGATCATGCGGCTGCGAATCTTATCGAGCGCTTCGCGATAGCGGTCGTCGCCGGTATGCGAATAGAGGGGCGCTACGAGTTGAAACGGCTGCGCTCCGTCGCTCGAGGCGCCGATCTGCGGCAAGGCATCGAATTGGAATCGCTTGAGAAACACTTCGCCGCTACGAACGATGATCTCTTCGCTCCAGCGATCGCCGGTGAGATAGTGTTGGAGCAGAAACCCTTCCGGGTCGAAGCCTTGATGGCCGTTAAGCGTGCCGCCGCCGTAGCGATCTTCGATGCCGCTCCAATAGTAAGGATTGTCTTCCGAGCCGCCGTTGCCGACGCGCGAGCCGAGGCTGCGCGTGTTGCCCGCGACGTGCGCGAATTTGAAGTCGGCCAGATGGCGATGCAGGGCGTGCGTGTAGTCGTGGTACATCCGATCGCCGCTGCGGGCATAAGCCTGCCAGAACGCGGTCTGAGCGTGGTACATCTGATCGGCGTAGCGATAATCGAGCCGGGGCATCTCCGAGCCGGGGAGCGCGAAATAGTTGTCGTAGGAATGCTGCCCGCAACCGAAATCGAGGAAACCGTAATCGCCCCAGCGCTTCGTCTCGGCGACGGGATAATCGCGCACCGTGTCGTGGAGGAATTTTTCGAGCTTCGGAAACCGCTGCGGGTCGTAAGGATGAATAAAGCCGAGCGCTTCGGTCTTACGCATCCAATGCGGATCTTGCACGACCAGCGGCGCGCGCGAGCAGAGCATGCCGACGGCCGGCACGGCGGCAGCTTGCTCCGCCGAGAAGAAGTGGAGCCAGAGATCGTGCGTGCGGGCGCTGCCTTGCGCGTTCGCCGTACGTTTGCGCATCGCGGCGCTGCCGCCGGGAAACTTCTTGTCGACCCAGGCTAAGCCCCAATAGTCGACCAAGCTCGAGATGCGATAGTCGAGCAAACGCCCACCACGGCTCGACCACAGGTGCGCGGCGATGGTCCCTTCGGCAATCTCGAACTCTTTCGGAAACAGTTGCGCGGCGTTCGGCATGGCGACGAGCACGCCTCCCGTGCCGGCTTGCACGGCGGCCCAATCGCCGATCGCCGCCGGCTGTTCGGGCGTGCCGATCTCCGGCAGCGCGACCTCAGCCCGCGGCAAGCGGATCTCGCGACGGCTCACCTTTTGGCCGTGGTGCGGATACTCGCTCTGTAAGATGTGCGCGGTTTCGCCGGCGGCGAGCGTCCCGGTTAGCGGGGCGTCGTCGCTTGCGGAATCGGCATCGAACCAGACGGGCCGGCGGTCGGCCTTGTTCGTGGCAACTTGAAAAGCCAGATCGGCGAACTGCGTTTTGTTCGTGTCTTCCGTGACGATGAAACTGTGCTGGGCTTTTAAGGTCGCACTGCCGGCGAAAAACTCCAGCCTTACGACATACTTGCCGAGCGTTTCGCCGGTCGCCGTTTGCAACATCCCTTCGCGCCGCACGACGGCGTAATCGGTCCCTTGGTATTCGATCGTCGGCGGCGCGCTTTGCAGTTCATCGCCGACGCGGCCGACGTGGTCTTTCACGACGAGGCACGCGCTCCCGCCGGGAGAGGCGATGGCTTCGCCGACGGAAATCTTTCCGAGCAGCGGGCCTTTCTTCGGCAACTCGAAAGTCGCCGCGCCGGTCTCGATGCGAATCGCATCGGCGTCGTCCGCGACACGTAGGCCCGGCCGGCGATCGGCCGGCGAGGCGACGGCGAAGTATTCCGTTCCCCGCTGCGCCAGGAAGCGGACGCCGAGCCACTTCAATGACGCGTCGGCAGTCCATTTCGCGAGGGGTTCGAGATCGGCCGTGACGGTCTTGCCCGCGCCGTCGACGATGTGAACTTGCTTCGCGTCGCTGATGGCTCCCTTGGGCATCGAGAGCCCGCAATACACCGGGAACGATACCGCGGCAGGAGCGTGCTCGGGCCAATCGATGCGGAGCGCGATCCGCTGCTGGGCAAGTGCAACTTGCGCAGCTGCGATCGGCGACATAGAGACTATCGCCGCCATGCAGGCGACGAGGCCCGACCAACGTGATCTATCGAGCATGCGTTTCATTCCCAGAAGAAGCAGCGTGAACGGATTAAGGGGCCGTGGCTTTCAGGAGTTTGCCAACATGATTAACGATGGTCTCTTCGACCGTCGGTGCGAAGGGGCCCGGCATGACGGGCTTGGTGCCGTACGACATCGCTCGTTCGGCCTCGTAGCCTCCTTCGAGCAAGACACGCTTGCTCGGAACGTAAGCGAAGACGTCGTTGCAATAGCCCGCGACCCAGACGGCGGCCGGCCCGGCGAGCTCGCGCTTGAAACGGAGCGAAAAGTCGACGACGGTTTCGCCGGACAAGCCGATCAGCAGCAGGTCGTCGCCGAAGCGGACGACCTGCGCCGGAAACGGATACGACTTGATGAGCGTTCCTTTTTCGAGGCACGCGAGGCGGCGTTGGTCCCATTCGAGCAGATACGAACCTTGCGACTTGGGGTACTCGGCTTTCGTGGCGATGCGGGCCTTCAAGCGCTCGATGGACGGCGGCGGCTGAAAGTCGAGCGCGACGGAGTCGTAAGCGAGCCGCAGCGGACCGCGCACCGGCCGCGACTTCGCTTCCAGCGCCGCTTCGACCGCGAGCGCCAACGACCGGCCATGCTGCTCGCTATATTCCGGCTTGAAGCGCGGGTAGCCGTTCTGATCGCCGCCGCAGCCCAGCATGAACAGCGCGACGACGTTCGGGTGCTTGGCTTCGATCGCGTGCTGCGCAGTGCCGGCGTAGTCGCCGTGGAAGCGTTTGAAGTTCAGCGTCGTGTTGTGGCAGGCATAGCCGAAGAGAACCGCCCGAAGCACGCCGTCGGGCGATTCGACCTTGAGGACCGGCACGTCATGGTCGACGACCCCGTCGGGATTCGGGCGGTTGAGATACAACTCGGGATCGCCCGGCTCTGCTTTCAAGCGGCGGTTCATTGCGAAGCCGCAACGGGCGTGGCCGTAGCGCAGCTGCGCGGGGGCCAGCTCGGCGAGGGCCGTGTCGATGAGCTGCGAGAGCTTTGCGACCAGCGTGCGGTTATAGCGACGGCACATCGCCGCGCGCTCCGGGGCAATTGCAGCGAGCTCCTCCTCGGAGAAGCGAAGCTCCGGGCCGCAGTGCGTGTGCGAACAGTTGACCAGCAACGACTCGCGCGGCAACTTGTGTTTCGCGGCGACGTATTTTTCGAGCTCTTCGCGCAACAGAATCGGCACGTCGAGCAGATCGAGCGTGACGATCACGAGCCGGGTCTTCGTCGCACCGTCTTCGATCGCCAGCGCTTTGGCTGCGAGGTCGAGTGCGGTTCCCTCGGCCGGGACGACCCGATTGCCGAAGCCGGCGAGATACATCGGCTCGTCGGGCGTGACCGAGACCTTCGCCGCGGCGGCTCGCCAAGCGCTCTCGTTCTCGGCGGCACGCGCCACGACCGCGAAGGCCGGCAGCCAGGCGAGCGCAAGAAGTCCGATCTGCAGCCGACGCGAAGTGAGCGCATTCATGGCGGGGAATCCAGCGGGGGGCTTGCGAAGCGGGGAGTCGGCAGCAAAGCACGGCAGGAAGCACAAGCGGCGAGCGGCTTTATTGTGCGAAGGATTCGCGCCGGACACAACCGAAGCGGGACGAGCGCCGGTTAGCTCGCGGCCGCATCGAGCCGGCGACGGACTTCGCGCACGATCTCGTCGATCTGATACGGCGGCAGGTTCGGCGGTTCTTTTTCGAGCTTGGCTCGCCATTCGACTAAGAGCTTCTGCTTCGCGCCGTTCTTCGGCTCGCGGTTCGTCTCGTCGACGATCTTGGCGATGATCGGCTCCCAATCTTTAAGGCCCATCGACGGTGTTGCTTTCTGCTCTCGGCACGGCGGCGCGATCGTCGAATGCGCGGAAGAGCGCTCGCCGAGGCCTGTGGGAAAAATCACTGATGTACGGCAAATGATACCAGACGGCGCCGCGCAAAGCGCCTAGCTAACCTCACGGCCCAGCCCGATTTCCCGCACCGGCTCCACCGCGCGATCCTCGACGGGTCCTC
This genomic window contains:
- a CDS encoding neutral/alkaline non-lysosomal ceramidase N-terminal domain-containing protein, with the protein product MNALTSRRLQIGLLALAWLPAFAVVARAAENESAWRAAAAKVSVTPDEPMYLAGFGNRVVPAEGTALDLAAKALAIEDGATKTRLVIVTLDLLDVPILLREELEKYVAAKHKLPRESLLVNCSHTHCGPELRFSEEELAAIAPERAAMCRRYNRTLVAKLSQLIDTALAELAPAQLRYGHARCGFAMNRRLKAEPGDPELYLNRPNPDGVVDHDVPVLKVESPDGVLRAVLFGYACHNTTLNFKRFHGDYAGTAQHAIEAKHPNVVALFMLGCGGDQNGYPRFKPEYSEQHGRSLALAVEAALEAKSRPVRGPLRLAYDSVALDFQPPPSIERLKARIATKAEYPKSQGSYLLEWDQRRLACLEKGTLIKSYPFPAQVVRFGDDLLLIGLSGETVVDFSLRFKRELAGPAAVWVAGYCNDVFAYVPSKRVLLEGGYEAERAMSYGTKPVMPGPFAPTVEETIVNHVGKLLKATAP